The region ACCGACTGAAATAGTGGTGTTGATGGCGCGGACGTATTGAAATAACTTTTTTTAGGGATCTCTTTAGGGATATTGCAGGGTAATATAAGATTATGAGATCTGCACTGATACTGGCAGGCGGACGCGGCAGGCGGCTGGGGTATAAAGAAAAGGCGCTGATACCAATTAAAGGCAGGACCATATTGGAATATAACCTGGATTTGCTTGAAAGACTGGTGGATGAAGTCATTATATCAGTGCGGGATGATGAACAAAAGTGCATCCTGGTGGAATATACAGGCGACCGGGCCATTATTGAAGATCATTACACAGATGTAGGACCATTAGCAGGTATTCTGGAAGGACTAAAAGTGGCAGAAGGAGAATATATTTTTATTACTGCGTGTGATATGCCTTTTCTGAATCCTGAGGTTGTTGAGATGCTGTTCCAGCGGGCTTATGGTCATGATGCAGCCATCCCTGTATGGGAAAATGAGATACTGGAGCCCCTGCATGCAGTCTATCGTA is a window of Methanosarcinales archaeon DNA encoding:
- a CDS encoding molybdenum cofactor guanylyltransferase, with product MRSALILAGGRGRRLGYKEKALIPIKGRTILEYNLDLLERLVDEVIISVRDDEQKCILVEYTGDRAIIEDHYTDVGPLAGILEGLKVAEGEYIFITACDMPFLNPEVVEMLFQRAYGHDAAIPVWENEILEPLHAVYRTRPMAIETEKAIKNGDKIALAPVFRLKDVVFVDMEGVRALDPGLRTFININTLEDMELIEE